Proteins from a single region of bacterium:
- a CDS encoding tetratricopeptide repeat protein, with the protein MFIKIGLILLFLISQTPEGCSKTSGGIKDSPKAKKILEDDQILIAKKEVQEKPDSADAHYKLGIRYFSKGLVIQAIEEFEKALKINPEYVDALLGLATIDLQKGDISSAKEKINRAQNISPENPQVHNMLGNIYLAEKNLKAAEIQFEKSLKLNPDSANTHYNLANLYYLQGRKNEAIDEYKKVIKIEPRNSDTYLRLGSVYMEIRSYDDAIATFSQVIKILPDNPVGYDYLGSAFFSQGKTEEAVTQFKKAIDIEPKFFPGYEHLGNVYFTQKMYQESIDAYKKALAINQKLPLVYLRLGIIYEIEKRYEEAITTYKAAIEFNPDFAQPYNNLAYLYAEQGTNLKSALSLAITAVKLAPNSAGTLDTLGWVYYQLARYDEAIANLEQAAMRAPTQPMITYHLGLAYYKKGDNIKAKEILNKVLQLQPDFPEAKIIKEIIKKIY; encoded by the coding sequence ATGTTTATTAAAATAGGTCTGATATTATTATTTCTCATCTCTCAAACACCAGAAGGTTGTAGTAAGACATCCGGCGGGATAAAAGATTCACCCAAAGCCAAGAAAATACTCGAAGATGACCAAATCCTGATAGCAAAAAAAGAAGTCCAGGAAAAACCTGACTCTGCAGATGCTCATTATAAATTAGGGATAAGATATTTTAGCAAAGGATTGGTTATCCAGGCAATTGAAGAATTTGAAAAAGCATTAAAGATTAATCCTGAATATGTAGATGCCTTATTAGGATTAGCCACAATTGACCTACAAAAGGGTGATATTAGTTCTGCTAAAGAAAAAATTAATAGAGCTCAAAATATCTCGCCTGAAAATCCACAAGTACATAATATGCTGGGCAATATATATTTAGCTGAAAAGAATCTAAAAGCCGCAGAAATTCAATTTGAAAAATCTCTAAAATTAAATCCTGATTCTGCAAATACCCACTATAATTTGGCTAATCTTTATTATCTTCAAGGAAGAAAAAATGAGGCAATTGATGAGTATAAAAAAGTCATTAAAATAGAACCCCGTAATTCTGACACCTACCTTAGACTCGGCTCTGTTTATATGGAGATTCGTTCTTATGATGATGCCATTGCCACATTTAGTCAGGTAATAAAAATACTGCCGGATAATCCTGTTGGATATGATTATTTAGGGTCAGCGTTTTTTAGTCAAGGAAAAACCGAAGAGGCGGTAACTCAATTTAAAAAGGCTATTGACATAGAACCAAAATTTTTCCCTGGCTATGAACATCTGGGCAATGTCTATTTTACTCAAAAGATGTATCAAGAATCCATAGATGCCTATAAAAAGGCATTAGCGATTAACCAGAAATTACCTCTGGTATATTTAAGATTAGGGATAATTTATGAGATTGAAAAAAGATATGAAGAGGCAATAACCACTTATAAAGCCGCAATTGAATTCAATCCTGATTTTGCACAACCATATAATAATCTTGCGTATCTCTATGCAGAACAAGGAACTAATCTTAAATCTGCTCTTTCTTTAGCTATAACTGCCGTTAAATTAGCCCCTAATTCCGCAGGAACCCTTGATACACTCGGTTGGGTGTATTATCAATTAGCCAGATATGACGAGGCAATCGCTAATTTAGAACAGGCCGCTATGCGTGCTCCAACTCAACCAATGATTACTTATCATCTTGGTCTGGCTTATTATAAAAAAGGAGATAATATTAAGGCAAAAGAAATTTTGAATAAAGTCCTTCAATTACAGCCCGACTTCCCAGAGGCAAAAATCATTAAAGAAATAATCAAAAAAATATATTGA
- a CDS encoding PIG-L family deacetylase — MKIVAIGAHSDDIEISCGGTIAKAVNNGHEVLMIVMSQSDYTDYTGKTLRTKEEAEVEGKKAAEILGSKLITLDFPTKDIPYDSQSVEALNKIFNEFNPDIIFTHWPHDTHQAHRTSALSSISAARYFNTILMYEPMMPSGRSYQGFRAQVYVDISKFNKIKMEALKAHESQFKKYGGEFWLGAVEARAKLRGFEMYDGQTKCEFAECFEIMRFKLEL, encoded by the coding sequence TTGAAAATTGTCGCTATTGGTGCACATTCTGATGATATTGAAATAAGTTGCGGAGGGACTATTGCTAAAGCAGTAAATAATGGACATGAAGTATTGATGATAGTGATGAGTCAATCTGACTATACTGATTATACGGGTAAGACTTTACGAACAAAAGAAGAAGCAGAAGTAGAGGGTAAAAAAGCCGCAGAGATATTGGGAAGTAAATTAATAACATTAGACTTCCCAACAAAAGATATACCGTATGATTCTCAGAGTGTTGAGGCATTAAATAAAATCTTTAATGAATTTAACCCGGATATAATATTCACTCATTGGCCTCATGATACACATCAGGCTCATCGCACCTCCGCTTTATCTTCAATCTCTGCGGCAAGATATTTTAATACCATATTAATGTATGAACCGATGATGCCTTCAGGTAGGTCATACCAGGGATTTAGAGCCCAGGTGTATGTAGATATTAGTAAGTTTAACAAGATTAAAATGGAGGCACTTAAGGCTCATGAATCCCAATTTAAAAAATATGGCGGCGAATTCTGGTTAGGGGCAGTTGAAGCCAGAGCAAAACTACGCGGATTTGAAATGTATGACGGACAAACCAAATGCGAATTTGCAGAATGCTTTGAAATAATGCGATTTAAATTAGAATTATAA
- a CDS encoding sugar transferase: protein MNANTFYRKKGKRICDIILTTIALIFFAPLMAIIALAIKLSAWNEPVIFKQVRVGKGGDFFALPKFRTMKNGAEVKKNSNGEVIIEPILTEKNDKRITFLGRILRKTALDELPQLFNVLRGEMSVVGPRSERPIFYPRYMDILKDRITVKPGLFCLTEVIYGTSDDNGNGNGGIDLNEEEGQRERMRLDREYIEKYSFWYDVKLTVIMIWKLLLREYYFSILLKNGNGNGNGHKNEEIKKYIWEEKGTSHISKIKKEGIPYFL, encoded by the coding sequence GTGAACGCCAATACCTTCTACCGAAAAAAAGGAAAAAGAATTTGTGATATTATCCTGACAACCATAGCATTAATCTTTTTTGCTCCGTTAATGGCTATAATTGCCCTGGCTATTAAACTGTCTGCATGGAATGAGCCGGTTATATTTAAGCAGGTAAGGGTAGGTAAAGGAGGAGATTTTTTTGCCTTACCTAAATTCCGGACGATGAAAAATGGAGCAGAGGTTAAAAAAAATTCGAATGGAGAGGTAATTATTGAACCCATACTAACCGAGAAAAATGATAAAAGAATTACCTTTTTAGGAAGAATACTGCGGAAAACAGCCTTAGATGAATTACCTCAATTATTTAATGTCTTGCGTGGAGAAATGAGTGTTGTTGGTCCAAGGTCAGAGCGACCTATATTTTATCCCAGATATATGGATATTTTAAAGGATAGAATAACGGTAAAACCAGGATTATTTTGCTTAACAGAGGTTATCTATGGAACTTCTGATGATAACGGAAATGGGAATGGAGGAATTGACCTTAATGAGGAAGAAGGACAAAGAGAAAGAATGAGATTAGATCGGGAATATATTGAAAAATACTCTTTCTGGTATGATGTAAAACTTACTGTTATTATGATATGGAAACTACTTCTTCGTGAATATTACTTCTCAATACTCTTAAAAAATGGAAATGGAAACGGCAATGGACATAAAAACGAAGAGATAAAAAAATACATCTGGGAGGAAAAAGGGACGAGTCATATCTCCAAAATAAAGAAGGAAGGGATACCATATTTTTTATAA